In one Oscillospiraceae bacterium genomic region, the following are encoded:
- the valS gene encoding valine--tRNA ligase produces the protein MAKELPKAYEPQEVEGRIYEMWEKSGCFEGRRDPDKKPFTIVMPPPNVTGQLHMGHAMDCTVQDILTRFKRMQGYAALWVPGTDHAGIATQIKVEEALRQEEGLTRYDLGREKFLERVWDWKAKYGGRIVQQQKKLGASCDWSRARFTMDDGLSDAVRHVFVSLYEKGLIYKGSRIINWCPHCTTALSDAEVEYQEKPGHLWHLKYPVKGEPGRYVVVATTRPETMLGDSGVAVNPNDARYTDLVGKTCILPLMDREIPIVADEYVDMAFGTGCVKMTPAHDPNDFEVGLRHNLESIRVLDDDGKINALGGKYQGLDRYEARKVILADLEALGLLEKTEEHVHNVGTCYRCGTDVEPLISAQWFVKMEPLAQEALRVVNDGELKFVPDRFSKIYTNWMENVHDWCISRQLWWGHRIPAWTCDDCGKMTVSETDPTECAHCHSHNIHQEEDVLDTWFSSALWPFSTLGWPDENAEDFKYFYPTDVLVTAYDIIFFWVARMIFSGCEHTGKPPFHTVFIHGLVRDDKGRKMSKSLGNGIDPLEMAEQYGADALRFNLITGNSPGNDMRFLPGRCEAMRNFANKIWNASRFLMMNLTIDKCELPDRLELEDKWILSKLNAAIPAITENMDRYELGVAAQKIYDFIWDDYCDWYIELTKSRLQGEDAGAKERAQQVLCYVLTQTLKLLHPFMPFITEEIWQALPHEGDFLMLQQWPEYCAGLDFPEEEKAMELIMDAIRAIRTRRAEMNVPPSRKAALTISTVEEGIFRQGVPFLKRLAYAGEVEVTGASDAAADEAGTVSIVTHAARISMPLADLVDLEKERARIEKELGKNRAELAKLSAKLGNPGFVNKAPASVVEAEREREAKLSALIAKLEGQLAGM, from the coding sequence CGAACCCCAGGAGGTTGAGGGCCGTATTTACGAGATGTGGGAGAAGAGCGGCTGCTTTGAGGGCCGCCGCGACCCGGACAAGAAGCCGTTTACCATCGTGATGCCGCCCCCCAACGTGACGGGGCAGCTGCACATGGGCCACGCCATGGACTGCACCGTGCAGGACATCCTGACCCGCTTCAAACGCATGCAGGGGTACGCCGCGCTGTGGGTGCCCGGCACCGACCACGCGGGCATCGCCACCCAGATCAAGGTGGAGGAGGCATTGCGCCAGGAGGAGGGCCTCACCCGCTACGACCTGGGCCGGGAGAAATTCCTGGAGCGGGTGTGGGACTGGAAGGCCAAGTACGGCGGGCGCATCGTGCAGCAGCAGAAGAAGCTGGGCGCGTCCTGCGACTGGTCCCGGGCCCGCTTCACCATGGACGACGGCCTGTCCGACGCGGTGCGGCACGTGTTCGTGTCCCTGTACGAGAAGGGCCTTATCTACAAGGGCAGCCGGATCATCAACTGGTGCCCCCACTGCACCACCGCCCTGAGCGACGCGGAGGTGGAGTACCAGGAGAAGCCCGGCCACCTGTGGCACCTGAAATACCCCGTGAAGGGGGAGCCGGGGCGGTACGTGGTGGTGGCCACCACCCGGCCCGAGACCATGCTGGGCGACTCCGGCGTGGCGGTCAACCCCAACGACGCGCGCTACACGGACCTGGTGGGCAAGACCTGCATCCTGCCCCTGATGGACCGGGAGATCCCCATCGTGGCCGACGAGTACGTGGACATGGCATTCGGCACCGGCTGCGTGAAGATGACCCCCGCCCACGACCCCAACGACTTCGAGGTGGGCCTCAGGCACAACCTGGAGTCCATCCGGGTGCTGGACGACGACGGGAAGATCAACGCCCTGGGCGGCAAGTACCAGGGCCTGGACCGCTACGAGGCCCGCAAGGTGATTCTGGCCGACCTGGAGGCGCTGGGCCTGCTGGAAAAGACCGAGGAGCACGTGCACAACGTGGGCACCTGCTACCGCTGCGGCACCGACGTGGAGCCGCTGATCTCCGCCCAGTGGTTCGTGAAGATGGAGCCCCTGGCCCAGGAGGCCCTGCGGGTGGTGAACGACGGGGAGCTGAAATTCGTCCCCGACCGCTTCTCCAAGATTTACACCAACTGGATGGAGAACGTCCACGACTGGTGCATCTCCCGCCAGCTCTGGTGGGGCCACCGCATCCCGGCCTGGACCTGCGACGACTGCGGGAAAATGACCGTGTCCGAGACCGACCCCACCGAGTGCGCCCACTGCCACTCCCACAACATCCACCAGGAGGAGGACGTGCTGGACACCTGGTTCTCCTCCGCCCTGTGGCCCTTCTCCACCCTGGGCTGGCCGGATGAAAACGCCGAGGATTTTAAGTACTTCTACCCCACCGACGTGCTGGTCACCGCCTACGACATCATCTTCTTCTGGGTGGCCCGGATGATCTTCTCCGGCTGCGAGCACACCGGCAAGCCCCCCTTCCACACCGTGTTCATCCACGGGCTGGTGCGGGACGACAAGGGCCGCAAGATGTCCAAATCCCTGGGCAACGGCATCGACCCGCTGGAGATGGCGGAGCAGTACGGCGCGGACGCGCTGCGCTTCAACCTCATTACCGGCAACTCCCCCGGCAACGACATGCGCTTCCTCCCCGGCCGGTGCGAGGCCATGCGCAATTTCGCCAACAAGATCTGGAACGCCAGCCGCTTTTTGATGATGAACCTGACCATCGACAAGTGCGAGCTGCCCGACCGGCTGGAGCTGGAGGACAAGTGGATCCTCTCCAAGCTCAACGCGGCCATCCCCGCCATCACCGAGAACATGGACCGCTACGAGCTGGGCGTGGCCGCCCAGAAGATCTACGACTTCATCTGGGACGACTACTGCGACTGGTATATCGAGCTGACCAAGTCCCGCCTCCAGGGGGAGGACGCGGGGGCCAAGGAGCGGGCGCAGCAGGTGCTGTGCTACGTGCTCACCCAGACCCTCAAGCTGCTGCACCCCTTCATGCCCTTCATCACCGAGGAGATCTGGCAGGCCCTGCCGCACGAGGGCGACTTCCTCATGCTCCAGCAGTGGCCGGAGTATTGCGCCGGATTGGACTTCCCCGAGGAGGAGAAGGCCATGGAGCTGATTATGGACGCCATCCGGGCCATCCGGACCCGCAGGGCCGAGATGAACGTGCCCCCCTCCCGGAAGGCGGCCCTCACAATCTCCACGGTGGAGGAGGGGATCTTCCGGCAGGGCGTGCCCTTCCTCAAGCGCCTGGCCTACGCCGGCGAGGTGGAGGTGACCGGGGCGTCCGACGCGGCGGCGGACGAGGCGGGCACCGTCTCCATCGTGACCCACGCCGCGCGGATCTCCATGCCCCTGGCCGACCTGGTGGACCTGGAGAAGGAGCGCGCCCGGATCGAAAAGGAGCTGGGCAAGAACCGGGCGGAGCTGGCCAAGCTCAGCGCCAAGCTGGGCAACCCCGGCTTCGTGAACAAGGCCCCCGCCAGCGTGGTGGAGGCCGAGCGGGAGCGGGAGGCCAAGCTGTCCGCCCTCATCGCCAAGCTGGAGGGCCAGCTGGCGGGTATGTAA